The Verrucomicrobium spinosum DSM 4136 = JCM 18804 DNA segment CCACCCACTTCACCCCCAGAGTGCGGGAGGCCAGGGTACCGTCATGCATCTTCAGCATAGCCAGAGCGGCAAGTGCAGAAGGGGATTCAATTTTCTGACCAGGCACCAGACGATGGACACGACCCACGCGAATGACGGGCAGCTTGCGACGAGATTCTGTCAGTTCCCCGCTGGGAATCACAACACCATCCGCATCCAGCAGGCAACCGTAGCCGGAGACCTTGGCCTCCAGCTTCTGCTCAGGAGATTCCAGCCAGGCCACAGGGTGACGCTGCTCCACATCCAGGAACATCATCCCGGGATAGCCCCGGGTAACCCTTGCGCTGCGAACCTGAGGCATGGCCTCAAGGCGCTCCTTCACCTGCACGAGCGAGATGCCCAGCATGTTCATGCCCTCATGCAGACCAGTCGCGTTGACGATCTGCGATGGCGTGATCTCGCCTTCCGTCACCACGGAGAAGTGCTGTAGATGAAAGCGGGAGTTGTCCACGAACGCCTCCTTGACCACGATCTTGCCGGCACTGAAAATGCCCATGGCAGCCAGCAAAGCCACGGCCAGCTTGAAGCCGAAGCGTGCTGTCTTGCGGCGGGATTCACGGCGCGTGGCGGCCGTCTCTGGATTCAGTTCCAGACGGTGCACCTCCAGTCGCACCACTTTGCGGCGGCGACGGAACGCGTAATTACCTTTCGCCGCCCCAGGCTTGCGTCGGGTGTTTTTGGCAAAGAACATGTTGATGAGAAGTCGGTGGTTAGCCTGCCCTCCGCACCTCAAGCGACAGCTCGATAATGCGCTCCATCAATTGCGGAAACTCCAGCCCAGCCACTCGTGCGGCCTTGGGCAAAAGACTGCTTACAGTCATGCCAGGGATGGTGTTGATCTCCAGAACGAACGGTTGCCCGTCCTTCCGCAGCATCACATCCACGCGACCGTACACCTCCACGCCCACCGCTTTCATCGCGGCCAGCGCAGCTTCCTGGACCCGTTGGGTCGTCTCAATGTCCAGGTCCGCAGGGCAATGGTAGTTGGTCTTGCCAGTGCCTGACATCCACGGATACTTGTTGTTGATGTCATAGAACCCGCTCACAGGCTCAATGTGGATGACAGGCAGCGCTTCGCCACCAATCACCCCCACGGTGAGTTCCTTGCCATCTACAAATTCTTCCACCAGCGTATCCTGGCCATACTGTTTCGCATCGGCCAGCGCTGTAGCAAGCTCCTCCTCCGTGTGGACGATATGCACCCCTACACTGGAGCCCTCACGAGGGGGCTTCACCACCACCGGGAGGGTAAGGCGGAGCTGATCCACCCCATCAAGCTTGAGCACCTGACTCTGAGGCGTGGGGACCCCACCTGCCACAAATTTTTCTTTGCTGAGATTTTTATCGAAGGCAACGCGGCTGGTTTCCACACCGGCCCCGGTGTATGCCACCCCCTGCTTCTCCAGAAGGGCCTGCAATTGACCATCTTCACCGAAGGTGCCGTGGATCATATTCACCGCAACCACCACATCGCCTGGCACCGTGAAGTCCGTGGCGGTGACATCGATCTCAACCACTTCTGCACCAAGGGATTTCAGAGCCTCAACCACACTCTCTGCAGACTTCAGCGACACTGCCCTCTCAGAGCCTGGCCCGCCTTTCAAGACTGCGATTTTGTGATTTGCTAGAGCCATGGGAATCGGGCCGGTCAGTATTGTAGGTTAAATGCTGGGAATTATGGTCCGAGTGTAGAACCAGCACGTTAAAAATCAAGATAATCTAACTAATTTAGGACACTCATTTTCAGCGCGCAAGCCCTCGTGGATACCATATATCCTCATTTGAACACTGGTGCAACACAACCCGTAGGGGGTCAGGGGTGACACTCAGAATTGCGAGTCCGACTTAGCTTGGACTTCGGAAGACCCTATCCGCCACTTTCTGATGAAGGCATAGGCCAGCAAAGTCGCACCAAAGTACCACGGCCACCAGGTGAGCGCAGTTCCAAACACTTGAGGAGCTTCATTGGGCAACTGTAGCCTTCCCGCCAGCCATGCCATCTGCCAGCCAAAGAGCAAGGTCACACCCCCATACGCCAGGTTGATCGTCATGCCCTTGAAGCTCAGCACTGTAGCCCGATGGGACGACGGCGTAACCTCATTCAGATAGTGCGACTGGAAGAACTGGAGAAATCGAATGGCCAGGATCAACGGAGCCAGCGCCAACACCCCCCACCAGCCCGGCACCTGAATGGCCACAACGACCAGGCCCCAGAGCGTCATTGCAATGACGACGCCGAAGTTGAAGGCCGAGGAGCGATGCCTCACCAGCCACTCCATCCAGCCCGTGGTGAAGAAGGCCGCCACCGACCCGGCCACCGAGATCACGCCAAACGAGGCCTCGGCAATCCCAATGTGCCGATAGTAGTTGCTAGAGACGGTGAGGAACAACCGGATCGTGCTGTCCAGCAGGAAACCCAGGACCACCAGTAGGAAGGGCGCGGGCGTGCTCCAGATCCAGGCCCCGGCATGCCGAATCCCCTGCCAACTCTGCCGGACGGTGACCCAAAAGGGCTCCTTGGGACGTACCGAGGCTGGCTCCTTCATCGCAAGAGTCACGGCCAGACAGGCCAGGGCAGTAAGGACGCACAAGTACACTGGGAACTTGATCGTGTCCGCCTTGGCCAAGGCACCCTCCCCTGCCCCCAGCCAGCACAGCAGGCGGTTCATCTGGTGCACGTCATAAACGTAGGCACCTAGAAGGGATGTCACAATGAATCCCAAGGCCATCCAGCGACTCAGCCTGCCAATGACCGCCGGCCAGATGGTGGAGCGGTCCGCCTCAGGAATGCTGTCATAGGCCAGCGCTTCATCGGCCCCGCTGGAAAAAGCCTCCGCCGCCCCGCTGAGCACCCTGTTCACAGCAAAAACCCAGAAGACCCACGGCCCTCCCACCGGCAGCAGGGCGAACACGGTCATCTCCACCACCATGAGAACCGCAGATAGCACGACCAGATTCCGCCGCCCAATGACATCCGCCATGGCCCCGCTGGGCACCTCCAGCACCACAATGCTCAAGGCCCAGATCACATTCAGCGCCGCGAACTGCGAGAGGTTCAACCCGAAGTCGAGGAACAGAATGGTGTACACCGGGTAGTAGAACCGGCAGTTGAACAACAGGCGGAACCAGACAAAAAGCGCGGCGTTGCGGGGCATGGAATGCGAGAGCATGGGGTGGATGTCGGAAGGCGGTACGCCCGGTGCCGCGAGGAAGAAACAACCCGCTGATGAGCGGATAGCAGGACTTTCGCGAAGAGCCTTGTCTTTTTGTCGAGATTCTAAAAGAATCAACTGGTCGAGCCGAGTTCCGATGAACGCCTCACAAATCCTGGAAGAGCTCAAGCCCCTGGGAAAGGAGAGCCACAAGCGCACGCTGATGAAAACCACGGCGTGGAGGAGCCCTGCGATGGGGTGGCGACTGTGCCCACCAATGCCGCCATCGTGGGAGGCGTTGTGGTAGCGTGCTCGAATGCCGCGAACATTCCCAATGAGTGGCTCAGGATTCGGGAGACATTGAAGTTCAAAGTGTAGCGAGAGGAACCCGCCTGGCATCACCCCTGAACACTGGAGGGTCCCACCGCTGTCAACCGATAGGACACTTGCTCACCTGGCGACGAAGTCGCTTTGGAGTGCGCGCGGGAACCGCCGCTTTGGCGGAGCTTGTGAGGTCCACTCCACGATCACGGTCGAGCAGGGCCATTGTCACCCCAACCACCTCCGCAAGCCCTGGTCACACCCCAAGGTTTCAGGAACTCACAAGAGCCGCAAAAGCGGCGGTTCCCGCCACAGTCCCAGAGATGCTTCGCATCCAGGTGATGGATGCGAATGCTTATTTGGCCACGAATTCGCCCTTCGACATTGAAGGCACAGCACCTCTCCCCTCTACGGAATCTCCTCCGCCTTTTCCACGAACCAGCGTTCCGCATCAAACGCGGTGCTTTCATCGCTCAGGTTGAAGTTCCCAATGGCTGGCTCTTTCTCCTTCTTCACATCCCACGGCACCAGCGTCAGGCGGTAGCGTTTGCCCTGGGCAAAGGCCGCGGTGGGTTGCATCTGCTTCTCCCTGAAGGTCCACTGCACTCCTAGGATCTGCTTGGCCTCCATCGCGCCGGTCACCACCTTGCCCACTTCATAGGTGGCGGTGTGAAGGGCGTTGGTATAAGGGGTGCCGTTGGGGTCCTGGTTGGCGGACTTCTCGGTCAACGTGGCCTCTACCACCACATCGCCAGCAGGGGCGGCGGCATCGTGCGACACCCCGCCTGCAGCGGCTGATGAGGTCTTCTCGCTAAACTTCACCCGGGCCCAAGTGATGTTGGCGGCACGGGCGGCATTGGTGGAAAGCAACACATCGCGAGCGGCGATCACCCAGATGACGAGCTTCTTCTCCCGGACTTCATCGTCGGGACGGCGGGCCAGTTCACGGCGCACCTCGGTGGAGCCCTGGCCGTTCTTCGCGATCACATCAAGGGGACGTTGGAGGAGCAGGCTGAGGTGCTGGGCAAATCCGGACCGGATGGGCTCATCGGGCTTGTCCGGATTCTCAAAGCCCAGGGTGGGATCATCGTAGATGTTCACGAAGCTGTCCCCCAGCAGGACCAAGGGCGAGCGGCTGTTCTGCGTGCCTTCGCCAATGACATTCAGGAACACTTCTTCCTCGTCAAAGAACTGATGGGGATCCTTAAGATCCAACAGCTTCACCAGGTCTCCCAGGCTGCTGCGATGCACGCCATCCACCGCACGGATGGTGCGGAAGCCAGGGCCCAGTGCCTGCGGGTACTTGGCCTTGATGTGGTCTGCCACCTTTTCGGCGGCCAGGCGCATCGCCTCTGGCGTCCAGTGCGTGTCCTGCTTCAAGAACGCGTCCTTCTTCAGCTTGAGCGCTTCTTCGCTCTCTTTGGCAATCTCGCGGTTCTGTGAATTGGCTTCCAGGTAAAACACCCGCTTGCGCTCACCGCGCAGCTTGGAGAGGTCCTGCGTGAGATCCAGCACATCCACTCCGTTCTTGCGGAGCAGGCTGTAGAACGCCGGGGCATCCGGGTGAGTCACCCAGGAGGGCGTTGACTGCGGGGCCACCTGCTCGTTGTAAATCATCGGCTTCAGCGGCACAGGTACCAGGAGAAGGTCGATGCCCCGCTCCTTGAGCTGGGCGGCGTACTCGATGATGAGCTCGCGGGTTTCCGGCACCCTCCCCAGCTCTGGGTCCTTCATCACGCTGAAGGGCTCAGGCTTGATGGGGCCATAACCGGTGAGTGCCTTCAAATCTGGGTGGTAGAAGAGCCACCCCTCCCAACCCAGGTAGGTCTTGAGATTGCCTTCATCAGCGTACTCCAGCAGCATGCTCTGGGCCTTCTGCCGCAGCGCCACGCTGTAGCCCGCCTTGTCGGTGACCTTCTCCACCTCGCGCAGATGGTGCACAATGTCCTGCTGCCCTGGACGCCAGCTCAGCAAACGGGATGCAGGTGACTCTTTCCACTTCCCCTGACTGGCAAGGTACACATGCCAGCCCAACGCCGGGAGAATGAGCATGAGCATGAAGCCCGCAATGAAGATCGTGGCGACGCCTTTGCCGATCTCAAAGACCGTGCGGCAGCGTTCCTCCGCGAAGGGGTTGTGCATCTGGGACATGGCAGAAATGAGGCTGAAGGGGAAATCGAACCCGGAGAAACTCCAACTGGGAGACTAGAACTGGAAGTACAGGAACGGACTGTGGCCACGGGTGACCATGATCGTGACAGCAAGCAGGAAGAGCGGCACGGCGATGAGTGCCTTCCACAAGGTGAATCGCTGCAGCATGGTCTGCGTATTGGGCATAAACCAGACGGCGAAGGCGCAGATGCAGAACTGGAACAGATTGAACCCACGAAGCAGTTCCGACTCCAGCAACAACGAGGTGGCTACCGCATTGCCCTGACCGAACATGGTGCCGAGGTAACGCCAGGCGACCTCAAAGTTCTCCGCACGGAAGAACACCCAGGTGATGAGCAGGATGAAGAAGGTCAGCGGAATCTTCACCACGGCAGGTGCCTTGCCATAGAAGGAGTTTTTCCCCATGAGCCGCTCCAGTGCCAGCATGCCCCCATGGATGGCCCCCCAGATGACAAAGTTCCAAGACGCGCCATGCCAGAGGCCGCCGATCACCATCGTCAGCATGAGATTGACATACGTCCGCCCCCGCCCTTTCCGGTTGCCCCCCAGCGGGATGTAAAGGTAGTCCCGCAGGAAGGTGGAGAGAGAGATGTGCCAGCGTCGCCAGAAATCGGTGATGCTGACGCTCTTGTACGGCGAGTTGAAGTTCTCGATGAAATAGAAACCGAGCAACCGGGCCAGACCGACGGCCATATCTGAGTAGGCGCTGAAGTCAAAGTAGATCTGGAAAGCGTAGGCAACGATGCCAATCCAGGCCGCCAGGGTGGTGAGAGAGCCTGCCCCGCTGCCAAAGGCACTGTCGGCGATGGCCCCCATGGGATCGGCCAGCAGGATTTTCTTTGCCAGACCAAAACTGAAGCGGGTGAGCCCCAGGGCAAAGCCCTCCACCGTGTGCACGCGGTGGCGCATCTGGTGGTCGATGATGCCATAACGCACGATGGGCCCCGCGACCAGGTGCGGAAAGAGGGAGACGAAACAGGTGAAGTCCAGAAACGAATGCGCGGGCTTGGCGTGACCACGGTAGAGGTCCACGCAATAGCTCAAACTCTGGAAAACGTAGAACGAGATGCCCGCCGGCAGGATGATGTTCTGGAAGAAAGCGGGCACTGCCACACTGCCCCACCCCATGGCGGAGGAGATGCCCTGAACCGAATCCACGGCGAACGCGGTGTATTTGAAAAAGGCGAGCGCCGCGAGGTTTGAGGTGACGGAGAGCACCACGCCCAGCTTCTTTCGTCGCTGCACATCCTCATCCGTCCCTCCCCGCTCTTTAAGCTTGTCCGCATTCGCGATCATCGAGCCCAGGTTGTAGTCGAGCGCGGTGGTGCCCAGCATGAGCAGCACGAACCACGGGTTCCACCAGCCATAAAAGATCATCCCCGCGATGGTGAGATACAGGTGTCTCAGGGTGGTATTGGTCTTCAGGCCCAACAGCAGGTAGTAGCCGGACACTACCAGGGGCAGGAAATAGAAAATGAAGATGTGCGAACTAAAAACCACGCGCTGGACTTAAACGGGAATGCTCATGGGTCAAGGGGAGTTGCCACCCGCTGACCTGGAGGACAGTTCATCCGAACGCCTCAAGCCACCGCCTGTAGCACGCTCCGCGCCTCTGTCGCGTCCAGGGCAATCTGCGCCTTTAGCGCTTCCAGCCCATCGAACTTCCGTTCATCCCGGAGCTTCTGGACGAAGGCAACCTCCATCTGGTGCCCGTAGAAGTCGCCACTCTGGTCGAAAAGATGCACCTCCAGTGAGCGCTCGCCACCGGAGTCCACCGTGGGCCGAAAGCCCAAATTAGCCACGCCAGAAAGGCAGCGCCCGTTCAACTGCACCCGCACGGCATAGACTCCAGTGGGGGGCAGTTCTTCATTCTCCACCCGGACATTCGCCGTGGGGAAGCCCAGGGTCCGGCCGAGCTGACGGCCCACCACCACCTCCCCCAGGACAGTGTAGGGTCGCCCGAGGAGTTCGGCTGCCCTTGAGAAATCGGCCGCGCGCACAGCTTCGCGTATGAGCGTGCTGCTGACCACCTCGTCACTCAGTTTAACCTCCGGCACCCCATAGACGCCGAATCCAAACTCGCGTCCCAACTCCATGAGCTGGTGGATGTTGCCTCCTCGCCCCTTCCCAAAACTCCAGGTGTATCCCACCGAGATGAAACCCAGCGGCTGGCAACTCTGGCTCAACGCGCCAACAAATTGGGCGGCATCAATCTTGGCGAAGTCAGGCGTGAACTTGCAAATGAGCACGTCGGTCACACCGAGCTGCTCCAGGATTTGAAGCTTGTGCCGGGTGCTGCACAGAAGCCGGGGAGCCGACTCTGGACGCAATACCCGCAGCGGATGGGGATCAAACGTCATGACCACTGCCGTCCCCTGATGGGTGGCGGCGTGGTCCATGGCCGCCCGGATCACCTCCTGATGCCCCAGATGCACCCCGTCAAACACCCCAATGGCCAGCGCCACCGGGCCGCGAAGAGCCCGGAGGTCGCCGATGGAGGAGTGAGTCCGCATGGGGTCAATGAGAACGGTTCAAACGTTGGACGCAAACAGAATAGAAGCGCAGTCACACTTGAGATCCTGAACCATCTACCTCTTACCTCCAACCATTTACCATATCCTAAGCGCCCCTCAGCTTCGACACATCGTACAGAGAGTACATGGCAGCCAGGGCCTCATCACGACGACCTTCCTTGAGCACATCGAAGGTCGTGAACTTGCCAGGCTGGAAGGTGAAGTGCCCAGAGCGGGTGCGGCGCAGCGCGCTCAAGTGAGCTCCGCAACCAAGGTGCTGACCCACGTCATGCGCATAGGTGCGTACATAGAACCCCTTGCTACAGACGACGCGGAAGTCGATCTCCGGAACCTCCACCCGGGTGAGCTCGTAGTCAAACACGTGCACCAGCCGGGGCTCGCGCTCGATCACCTTGCCCTGCCGGGCCAGCTTGTAGAGCGGCACGCCGTCTTTCTTGATGGCGGAGACCATGGGCGGTGTCTGGTAGAAATCCCCACGCATGGTGTCGAAAGCCCCCTTGATCTGCTCGGTTGTGAAGGCGGGCACCTCCTTTTCTTCGATGATCTCCCCTTCCCGATCCTGGGTAGAGGTGGTGGCACCCAGCCGCGCGGTGCCGGTGTACTCCTTGTCCTCACTCATCAGGAGATCCTGGATGCGCGTGGCATTGCCAATGACCAGGATGAGCATCCCGGTGGCCATAGGGTCCAGCGTGCCGCAGTGGCCGATCTTTTTCGTATTCAGGCATCGGCGGGCCACCGCCACCACGTCGTGAGACGTCATGTCAGGCGATTTATCTACCAGGAGGACTCCACTAATCGGTTCGTTCGATTTCATTCTTTAATACTTCAAGGAAACGTGACTCCGCCTCTGCCACTGGGCCGGGCAGACGTGCCCCGGCAGCCATGACATGGCCCCCACCGCCAAACTCACCACAGACACGTGAGACATTGACGCGTGAGTCTTTAGACCGGGCACTCACACGAATGCGCCCGTCAGGCAGCTCTTCAAAAATGACAGCAGCCACCACACCCTCAATGGATCGCATGATGTCGATGAGCCCTTCGGTATCGCCCGGCTGGATCTGAATCTCCTCCTGCAGGGCCTGGCTCAGCGCCCAGCTTGCCACCCGCTGCCCGCAGGTGAACTTCATCTCGTTGAGCAGAGCCTTCTGCAAAAGCACCCGGCGCAGGGGATGGGTCTGGTAGAGATGGGTCGCGAGCGCGGCCGTGTCCAGCCCGGCCTCCATCATCTCCGCCACGATACGGTGCGTGCGTGGATTGGTGCTGCTGTACTGAAAGGAGCCCGTGTCCGTGCTGATGGCCGCGAAGAGGTTCTCCCGAACCATCGCATCCATGGGAAACTGGCTGACCTGCAGCAGCTCATAGACGAGCTGCCCCGCAGCAGGCGAGGCGCTGTCGATATGGTTGAAATGGCCGTAGCGAGGGTTCGTGCCGTGGTGGTCCACGTTGATGAGCACAGGCGCATTCTGAAAGGCGGTCAGAGTGCGCTCGCCCAGGCGGTCTTTCGCCGCGGTGTCCAAGGCCACGGCCACGTCCAGCTCCAGCGGCACGGCTTGGGAAACTTGCACGAGGTTCGACCCCGCAAGGAAAGTCAGATTGGGGGGCACGCCATCTTCAGACAAGATCGAGACAGCCTTGCCCATAAGCTGCAGGCTGCGCCCCAGACCCACAATGCTGCCAATGGCGTCGCCATCAGGCCGCACGTGACACGCGATGCCAATCCTCGACGCATCGCGAAGCAGGGCACCCAGATGGGACAGGCTGTCATTCATGGCTGGAGGGAAGAGAGAGGTTGGAGCAAGAGATCGGGACACACAGAGCTCAGGAAGGCCTCCGGATCAAGGGGCAGCCTCGCTCAGCGCTCCGTAGCGACTGACCTGCTCTGACCGGAGCAGATCCAAATGGCACCGGAGTCAACGGGATTTGTCTGAGCGGTCGTCCGCAGCATCGCGGTCGTCCTCGGCCTCATCCTCCCCTTCAGGGGCGTCGTCATTGTCAACCCCCTCCTCAGCAACAGGCTCCTCGTCAGGGAGCGGCTCGGGGAGAGTTTCAATGAGGGCCAGCACCCTCACGCCACGCTCAATGGAGGTGTCGTATTTGAAAGTGAGAGACGGAGAATTCTTGAGAATCACGCGCTTAAAGAGCTCCCGCTGGATCAGGCCGCGGTTCTCATTGAGCTTGCGCACAATATTGGGCGCAGCGTGTTCCTTGCCGAGAATTCCCACATAGATGAAGCACTGCTTCAGGTCAGGGGTGACATCGACTTCGTGAATGGTCACCACGGAGCCCGCAAAAGTGAAGTTGCGGTCCACGATGGGCCCCAACTCGCGCTTGATGAGCTCACGGACGCGCGCGAGGCGGTGGTTCATGTCGGTATTTGAAAAGAGGTTTGAGGGGTCGGGCATGCCCGGGCATGAAGCCCATTGGCAGTCCCGCACCCCGGGATGAATCGTATAGAGAGGGCGACCGTTTAGAGCGTCTGCTGAATCTTCTCGAGCTCGTAGCACTCGATGACATCGTCCTCTTCATACTCCTGGTAGCCGCCGAGGCGGACACCGCACTCCAGACCATTGCGCACTTCTGGCACTTCCTCGTGGAAGCGACGAAGCGTGTCCATGGAGCCGTCATACACGGGCTGGTTCCCACGGATCACGCGGGCCCGAGCCTTGCGGTCCAGACGTCCGTCCGTGACCACACAACCGGCCACGCGACCACGGGTCAGCTTGAAGACAACCTTCACCTTGGCATGGCCAAGGATCTTCTCGCGGGTCTCCGGATCCAGCAGGCCGAGGAGGGCCTCCTTCATCTGGTCGAGCAGTTCGTAGATGATGCTGAAGAGCTTCACCTGCACGCCTTCGCGCCTGGCAACAGCCACCGCAGTGGACTCCACCTTCACGTTGAACCCGATGACAACGGCGTCAGACGCACTGGCAAGAAGGATGTCGCTCTCGGAGATGGGGCCAGCGGCACTGTGCAGGATCTGCACCTTCGCCTTGTCGCTCTTGATCTCCATGAGGGTCTTCGTGATGGCCTCCATAGAGCCCTGCACATCCGTCTTGAGAATGATCTTGAGCGTCTTCTTTGCCCCCGCTTCGAGGTTGGCAAAGAGGGCCTCCAGAGTGCTGCGACGTGGGGCGGCGAGCTTCTTCTGACGGATCTCTTCCTGCCGCTCTTCGCTCAGGCGCTTGGCGGTCCGCTCATTGTCCATCTCCACCACTTCGTCACCCACATTGGGCAGACCACTGAAGCCAACCACCTCGGCAGGCATGCCGGGCTTCACTTCCTTGATGATCTGGCCACGATCATTGATGAGGCTCTTCACCTTGCCCCAGTAAGGACCGCAGATGAAAGGCTCACCCACCTTCAGGGTACCATTCTGGACGATGACAGTCGCCATGGGGCCGCGACCGGCTTCCATACGGGACTCGATCACCGTGGCCCGCATTGGAGCCTTGGAATTGGCGCGCAGGTCGAGCACTTCAGCCTGTAGAGACATGGTCTCCAACAGGTTGTCAATGCCGATACCCTTCGTGGCGGAAACTTCCAGCACTTCCGTTTCGCCACCCCACTCCACCGGCATGAGACCGGCTTCCTGAAGCTGCTGCTTCACTCGCATGGAGTTGGCAGCGGGCAGGTCGCACTTGTTGATCGCCACCATGATAGTGACTCCCGCCGCCTTGGCGTGGTTGAGAGCCTCGACGGTCTGCGGCATGAAGCCGTCATCCGCTGCCACCACGAGCACAACGATGTCCGTGACGTTGGCACCGCGAGCGCGCATCTCAGAGAAAGCGGCGTGACCCGGGGTGTCGATGAAAGTGATGGGCCGATCGTTGTAGCTGACGCTGTAGGCACCAATGTGCTGGGTGATCCCGCCAGCTTCCCCTGCCGTGACGCTAGTCTTGCGGACCGCATCAAGGAGCGAGGTCTTGCCGTGGTCCACGTGACCCATGAAGGTGATGATGGGTGCGCGAAGCTCGAACACGTCCTTCTCCTCAGCCTTGGGCGGCGGCGGCGGCGGCGGTTCCTCGATCTTCTCTTCCACCTTGTGGATGCCAGCACCTTTTTCGCGCTTCTCCTTCTCGAAGATGAAGCCGTGCTTCTCACATACCTTGGCCGCGATATCGGGCTCGATGGCGGTGTCCGCCTTGGCGAACACCTTGAATTCGATAAGGTCCTTGATGACGTGGAACACCTTCAGGCCCATGCGTTCGCACAGCTCCTTGACGATGATCGGCGGCTTCAGGTGGATGACCTTGGACTCAGAATTGTCTTCTACAGGCTGGGCGGGCACTTCCGCAACGGGAGCTTCCGGCTCAGGGGCTTTGACCGGAGCAGGCGGTGCCGGGGGCTCCTCGTGGCGGAGGAGGGAGATGGGCGGCAGCACTTTTGAAGACGTCACCTGGAAAGGGCGGACGGGAGCCTCACTCGGCCCCTCCTCAGCACGGCGCACACGGCGGGCTTCCTTCTTTTCCACCTCGTCAAACAAGGACAATGCCTCAGCCTTCACCTGATCCAGCGTCTTTTTCGGAGGTTCAGGGGTGGTGGAGGCGGGCTTGGCGGGAGCCGCAGACTGCTGCGGGCGTGAGCCCAGAGGAGCAAAGGCGGAGCCAGTTTTGAGTTCACCCGTGCGCTTCTTCCGAGGACTTCCCTCGTCGTCGATGAGC contains these protein-coding regions:
- a CDS encoding DHH family phosphoesterase; translated protein: MNDSLSHLGALLRDASRIGIACHVRPDGDAIGSIVGLGRSLQLMGKAVSILSEDGVPPNLTFLAGSNLVQVSQAVPLELDVAVALDTAAKDRLGERTLTAFQNAPVLINVDHHGTNPRYGHFNHIDSASPAAGQLVYELLQVSQFPMDAMVRENLFAAISTDTGSFQYSSTNPRTHRIVAEMMEAGLDTAALATHLYQTHPLRRVLLQKALLNEMKFTCGQRVASWALSQALQEEIQIQPGDTEGLIDIMRSIEGVVAAVIFEELPDGRIRVSARSKDSRVNVSRVCGEFGGGGHVMAAGARLPGPVAEAESRFLEVLKNEIERTD
- the rbfA gene encoding 30S ribosome-binding factor RbfA translates to MNHRLARVRELIKRELGPIVDRNFTFAGSVVTIHEVDVTPDLKQCFIYVGILGKEHAAPNIVRKLNENRGLIQRELFKRVILKNSPSLTFKYDTSIERGVRVLALIETLPEPLPDEEPVAEEGVDNDDAPEGEDEAEDDRDAADDRSDKSR
- the infB gene encoding translation initiation factor IF-2; translation: MANKPPSSSKPVKRTSSTEEAQGASAPAAKSSGKPGAVSLIDDEGSPRKKRTGELKTGSAFAPLGSRPQQSAAPAKPASTTPEPPKKTLDQVKAEALSLFDEVEKKEARRVRRAEEGPSEAPVRPFQVTSSKVLPPISLLRHEEPPAPPAPVKAPEPEAPVAEVPAQPVEDNSESKVIHLKPPIIVKELCERMGLKVFHVIKDLIEFKVFAKADTAIEPDIAAKVCEKHGFIFEKEKREKGAGIHKVEEKIEEPPPPPPPKAEEKDVFELRAPIITFMGHVDHGKTSLLDAVRKTSVTAGEAGGITQHIGAYSVSYNDRPITFIDTPGHAAFSEMRARGANVTDIVVLVVAADDGFMPQTVEALNHAKAAGVTIMVAINKCDLPAANSMRVKQQLQEAGLMPVEWGGETEVLEVSATKGIGIDNLLETMSLQAEVLDLRANSKAPMRATVIESRMEAGRGPMATVIVQNGTLKVGEPFICGPYWGKVKSLINDRGQIIKEVKPGMPAEVVGFSGLPNVGDEVVEMDNERTAKRLSEERQEEIRQKKLAAPRRSTLEALFANLEAGAKKTLKIILKTDVQGSMEAITKTLMEIKSDKAKVQILHSAAGPISESDILLASASDAVVIGFNVKVESTAVAVARREGVQVKLFSIIYELLDQMKEALLGLLDPETREKILGHAKVKVVFKLTRGRVAGCVVTDGRLDRKARARVIRGNQPVYDGSMDTLRRFHEEVPEVRNGLECGVRLGGYQEYEEDDVIECYELEKIQQTL